In Duganella zoogloeoides, a single genomic region encodes these proteins:
- the ppsA gene encoding phosphoenolpyruvate synthase: MSNAALKEQAGEAVYVASFENLRMTDVESVGGKNASLGEMISQLAGAGVRVPGGFATTAQAFRDFLEHSVDGGKPLAERIANRLADLNIDDVRALAQAGAEIRGWIVETPFQPRLQAEITAFYERLVADSTTEMSFAVRSSATAEDLPDASFAGQQESFLNVVGIDNVLEAMKHVFASLYNDRAISYRVHKGFTHAEVALSAGVQRMVRSDLGAAGVMFTIDTESGFKDVVFVTSSYGLGETVVQGAVNPDEFYVHKPMLEKGKSPVIRRNIGSKLIKMEFTNEAKAGRSVKTVDVPVELRNRYSLNDTEVVELAKYAVIIENHYGRPMDIEWGKDGRDGKLYILQARPETVKSQQKATDVQQRFKLKSTGTVLTSGRAIGQKIGAGPVRVITDPSEMERVQPGDVLVADMTDPNWEPVMKRASAIVTNRGGRTCHAAIIARELGVPAVVGCGDATEVLKDGTFVTVSCAEGDEGKIYDGLLETEISEVQRGELPKLPTKIMLNVGNPQLAFDFQSVPNAGVGLARLEFIINNNIGVHPKAILEYPNIDADLKKAVESVARGHASPKAFYVDKLAEGIATIAAAFWPKKVIVRMSDFKSNEYKKLIGGSRYEPDEENPMLGFRGAARYLAEDFAGAFEMECLAMKRVRNDMGLTNVEIMVPFVRTLGQAEKVVNLLAKNGLVRGENDLRLIMMCEVPSNAILADQFLEFFDGFSIGSNDLTQLTLGLDRDSGMALLAADFDERDPAVKALLSLAIKACREKGKYIGICGQGPSDHPDFAVWLMEQGIESMSLNPDSVIDTWQKLASLQPK, encoded by the coding sequence ATGTCTAACGCAGCATTGAAGGAGCAGGCAGGGGAAGCGGTTTACGTCGCATCGTTCGAAAATTTACGCATGACCGATGTCGAATCGGTCGGCGGCAAGAACGCGTCCCTGGGCGAAATGATCAGCCAGCTGGCTGGCGCCGGCGTGCGTGTGCCTGGTGGCTTTGCCACCACGGCGCAGGCATTCCGCGACTTCCTCGAACACAGCGTCGACGGCGGCAAGCCGCTGGCCGAACGCATTGCCAACCGCTTGGCCGACCTGAATATCGACGACGTGCGCGCCCTGGCGCAAGCGGGCGCCGAGATTCGCGGCTGGATCGTCGAAACCCCGTTCCAGCCACGCCTGCAGGCCGAAATCACGGCCTTCTACGAGCGCCTGGTTGCCGACTCCACCACCGAAATGTCGTTTGCCGTGCGTTCGTCGGCCACCGCCGAAGACTTGCCGGACGCCTCGTTCGCCGGTCAACAGGAGTCGTTCCTGAACGTGGTCGGCATCGACAACGTGCTCGAAGCAATGAAGCACGTGTTCGCGTCGCTGTACAACGACCGCGCCATCTCGTACCGCGTGCATAAAGGCTTTACCCACGCCGAAGTGGCGTTGTCGGCCGGCGTGCAGCGCATGGTCCGTTCCGACCTGGGCGCCGCCGGTGTGATGTTTACCATCGATACCGAATCGGGCTTCAAGGACGTGGTGTTCGTTACCTCGAGCTATGGCCTGGGCGAGACCGTGGTGCAGGGCGCCGTCAACCCGGACGAATTCTACGTCCACAAGCCAATGCTGGAAAAAGGCAAATCGCCTGTCATCCGCCGCAACATCGGCTCCAAGCTGATCAAGATGGAGTTCACCAACGAAGCCAAGGCCGGCCGCTCGGTGAAAACCGTGGACGTGCCGGTGGAACTGCGCAACCGCTACTCGCTCAACGACACCGAAGTGGTGGAGCTGGCCAAGTACGCCGTCATCATCGAAAACCACTACGGCCGTCCGATGGACATCGAGTGGGGCAAGGATGGCCGCGACGGCAAACTGTACATCCTGCAAGCGCGTCCTGAAACCGTCAAATCGCAACAGAAAGCGACCGACGTGCAGCAGCGCTTCAAACTGAAATCGACCGGCACCGTGCTGACGTCCGGCCGCGCCATCGGCCAGAAGATCGGCGCCGGCCCGGTGCGCGTGATTACCGACCCGTCGGAAATGGAACGCGTGCAGCCCGGCGACGTGCTGGTGGCCGACATGACCGACCCGAACTGGGAACCGGTCATGAAGCGCGCCTCGGCCATCGTCACCAACCGCGGCGGCCGTACCTGCCACGCGGCGATCATCGCCCGTGAACTGGGCGTGCCGGCAGTTGTCGGTTGCGGTGATGCGACCGAAGTGCTCAAGGACGGCACGTTCGTGACCGTGTCGTGCGCCGAAGGCGACGAAGGCAAGATCTACGACGGCCTGCTGGAAACCGAAATTTCGGAAGTGCAGCGCGGCGAACTGCCGAAACTGCCAACCAAGATCATGCTCAACGTCGGCAACCCGCAACTGGCGTTCGATTTCCAGTCCGTGCCGAATGCCGGCGTGGGCCTGGCCCGCCTCGAGTTCATCATCAATAACAATATTGGTGTGCACCCGAAAGCGATCCTGGAATACCCGAACATCGACGCCGACCTGAAAAAGGCAGTGGAGTCGGTCGCCCGCGGCCACGCGTCGCCGAAAGCCTTCTACGTCGACAAGCTGGCCGAAGGCATCGCCACCATCGCTGCCGCGTTCTGGCCGAAAAAAGTCATCGTGCGCATGTCGGACTTCAAGTCCAACGAGTACAAGAAGCTGATCGGCGGTTCGCGCTACGAACCGGACGAAGAAAACCCGATGCTGGGCTTCCGTGGCGCTGCGCGCTACCTGGCCGAAGACTTCGCGGGCGCCTTCGAAATGGAATGCCTGGCCATGAAGCGCGTGCGTAACGACATGGGCCTGACCAACGTCGAGATCATGGTGCCGTTCGTGCGCACCCTGGGCCAGGCTGAAAAAGTCGTGAACCTGCTGGCCAAGAACGGCCTGGTACGCGGCGAAAACGACCTGCGCCTGATCATGATGTGCGAAGTGCCATCGAACGCGATTTTGGCCGACCAGTTCCTCGAGTTCTTCGACGGCTTCTCGATCGGTTCCAACGACCTGACCCAGCTGACCCTGGGCCTGGACCGCGATTCCGGCATGGCGCTGCTCGCTGCCGACTTCGACGAACGCGATCCGGCCGTCAAAGCCTTGCTGTCGCTGGCCATCAAGGCCTGCCGCGAAAAAGGCAAGTACATCGGCATTTGCGGCCAGGGTCCTTCCGACCACCCGGACTTCGCGGTGTGGCTGATGGAGCAGGGCATCGAATCGATGTCGCTGAACCCGGACTCGGTGATCGATACGTGGCAGAAACTGGCAAGCCTGCAACCCAAATAA